The window ttttaataaaaggtACTTGTATCatttacttattattttttaaccatttttaaaattattcttactaaccaaataatgaaataagtaataatagtaatttctatcttattttattttcatgaacaatctacataataattattttttctctattaTATTCTcttgaaatgatgattttattttcattttatttttttcaatgaacCAAGCATGCTATCAATCTCATTGACAGCTGCTTTGACATATTCTTCGGAGTGCCAAACTTGTTATGGTAGAAAAGGGTCCGACCATGGCAAATAAGCCTCCTTTATAAATTCTCCCATCCCATGGATCATCAACACCATTATAATAAATTGTCGCCTAAAGATATTTGAGCGGTGGCTTTCTTCAACCAAATTGGTCAAAGACATAGGCTGGGTCCGTCTTTGCCAGGATTTGGGCTTTTCTGGCCTAACTAAAGTTTCTGTCCACTGTAGAGCCCAAAAGATATTGGGCTTTATCTCTCAACTATTAGTGGAAGATTGCCCAAAACATTTGGGCCAAAAAGCAAAAGGgcaagaaaatttgaatacaGAGTCGCACAACTTGCCTCAAAACTACTTATAAACCATATTCCTCCTTTCCTTCCGTTTCTCCAACTTTCtcttctcccctttttttgaatttgtttcAATCAAGATCATATTATTGCGGCTTTTTTTGGGGGTAGAAGAAAGCTCTTTTGTCATCGAAATCATTGATTGGTACCTTCTCTCTTTACCcctttgtttaattttcttttccaaattttattttactatcagttgcatgaaattttctattgttaaatttaaatatcgCTGGGGAATTGTAATAAAACcatatgaaaaatgaattaataaatgtGGTTTTTCAATGCTAATTTGGATGTTTTAGTTTGCTTGTAAAAACATTTAGCTAATTCTGTTTCTTCGCGTCcgtattaatttttatgttattgGCAACGGTGTAATATTGGTAATCTGCTACGTTCAAAGATATGGATGTTACTGTCTTAGGCATAACCTTTCAAGTTAAAATGATCTGCTTCAACTTTTTACTCGCTTTTAGAATCAATATGAATTTGGGTTGTTGCTTTTGCAAGCAATTAATGTCATTTGAAAGCATAGGTCTACTGGGGTTGGACTCTTATTCTAGGTCGACTTAAAATCCGGATAGTTTCCGTTATCAAGTTTAGGTTGCATCTTGCTTCAGTAACCTCTATCTATTACTCTTTTCCTTACTTTGATGTTTTAGGGTATAACTGTTTCTGTTACAACAGTTCATCATAGGATCCCGAAGCTTTTATCTTCTTGAACCTTGGCTTCTTTAGCATATTTTTGGTTGTGAGACATTGGAGaggaaatgaatttaaattactagATAGTATTAAACTTTAtgtttattattgattttattttaagaatttATCTTGATCTCAAATGAGTTGAGTTACATTATGGTTTGCTCGGTTGGGGTGCTTAGTTTTCCCAAACAACCAAATTGAGCATTAAAATGAGTACCTGTTAGAATAGTTATGTTTGTATCATTAgtgtatggagagagaaagagatcaGGCAACTCAATTTCCTTGCTAGTTATTGCTGTAACATTctgaaattttaattgatattGATGTGAGACAATGTTTTGTAATAAAATGTCAAGATATTTATTCCAAGCTAAGCTGTCTAATTTGAGGAGATGTAAGCAATATTCCTTCCGATTCTTTGGCCTTATTCTACAAATTTGTGGATCGCTGATAAGAAGTGGCCTTTTTAAACTTTAAGTATAGGAGTGAAAAGGTCAAAAGACCTTACAACCTGGAAATGCAACTTTTAGGTTAAAGAATCAATTTGgaataatttaaattgtttacaAGGTTTAATATAGTTCGCAATCAGCTTTGTTGAACTGTCTTGTGGTTCTTTGGGTTTTGATTCGGTTTGGTGTTGTGCTGGTACATAGATTTTAAGAATTCTCAGATTTGAAACGCTATCTACTTGCTTAAGACAggtaaaaattacaaaagaaaaaaactgtTTCTTTCCAACAGAAAAAAGAACATAATGAAACTAAGAACTAAGTTGTTGCtgatgttttgtttttcccaAGACACGTTGGGGTGTTGCGGTTTCACCATCAAAggagaatgaaaattttaatggtTAGTTGTAAAATTTGTTTGTAAgaatctttgttgtttttgttcGCCGGTCACTTTAACATATCCTGTCTTTCACCTAGGAAAGTTTTAttgttgtgtgtgtgtgtgtgtttttttGTGGTTATCTCTTTGTATATGCTTTGCTTGCAGTGTAAGAGCTTATGGGCATTTTCTgcttttatattctttttgggtttttagatGGGTTTTCTTTTCTGGGGTATGCttgtatttttgttatttatagtTGTGCTTTATATATTTGTCTACTTTTTTGAAGGAAGAATCATTGGCCGcactttcattcttttttggaagagaaagaagatAAAGGATGGGAAGAAGATTAGGAGTTGGAAGGTCCccttcctcctcctcctctgTGCTTAACCAAAAGATTCTCAGCCGTCGACTCTTGTCATGCCAGCAGTATGCTGGTTCCACAGTCGATGAAATTGTGGAGCTCCTTCAAACTAACTACCCTGATTACAGACGCATCAAGAAGCAACCTTTAACCAGGGTGGTCAAACAGGCCCTACAAGCTCTTCAGTCCTCTTCCAAAAACAGCCAAAAGGCCTCTCTTTCCGTTTCTGATTTCAACTTTGATGATGATGGACACAATGAACTTGCCATTgcacctttttcttcttctcctcctcctACCTGTTCTCGGAAGAAGCCAAGGAGAATGGATGAGACTGAAGAAAGGTTACAGCGTATGGAGGATTTGCACATTCAAAGGCGACAGATGCAGCACAACTCCAACTCTGAGTTAGACTCGGagtcatcttcttcttcatcatcgTCTTCatctgaagaagaagaagatgggGCAGTTTCGACTTCGGAAGATGCCATTTATGGCCAAAAAGACGAGCCCAAgtttgatttaatgaaatcaatGCTACGACAAGGTTACACTCAATCCAACAGCTCAATATCaaagcttgaagaaaaaaatattgaaatggAGATTGCAACTAATAAGCCTAAGAGTAAGATTGATATGACCAATGCGAACAAAGAGAGTGCTGAattgaaaaaggaaacaaaggtTTCAGTTTCTGTAGGCGCTGCTGCTGATGGTGTGGAGGTGAAAGGGATAGAGGGGCCAAGGTTCAGGGATTTAGGTGGGATGGGAGGAGTGTTGGAGGAGTTGAAGATGGAAGTCATTGTGCCTCTTTACCATCCACATTTGCCACGGTGGTTGGGAGTCAGGCCAATGGCTGGCATTTTGCTCCATGGACCGCCTGGCTGTGGGAAGACCAAATTGGCCCATGCCATTGCCAATGAGACTGGTGTTCCCTTCTATAAAATTTCAGCTACCGAGGTGGTTTCTGGTGTCTCAGGTATTCGCCTTCTGTTATAAGTCGTGCTGCTGAATATGATAATTAGGCTGAGCATGATTCTTGAAGTTGTTGTGTAGAGTTTGgataaatgaaattatttcgTTAACAATGATGGGAAGCTTTAGTAAAGGCAATGTGTTTGCTAATAGTTTATAGtttcatatttaatttctcaGGTGCATCAGAAGAAAATATCAGGGAACTCTTCTCAAAAGCATACAGGACTGCCCCATCGATTGTATTCATTGATGAGATTGATGCTATTGCATCTAAAAGAGAAAATCTGCAGAGGGAGATGGAGCGCCGGATTGTCACTCAGTTAATGACTTGTATGGATGAGTCTCATGGACTTGTGCAACCAAGTGATAAAGAGTCAAATTTGGAGAGCTCTGATTCCAAACCTGGTTATGTCCTTGTAATTGGAGCTACCAATAGACCTGACGCTGTTGACCCTGCACTACGGCGGCCTGGACGATTTGATCGCGAGATTGTTCTTGGTGTTCCGGATGAAAATGCTAGGCATGAGATCCTTTCTGTGCTTACACTAAACCTTAGACTCGAAGGCTCTTTTGATCTTTGGAAAATAGCTAGGGCTACACCAGGGTTTGTTGGAGCAGATTTGGCTGCCTTGGCTAACAAGGCTGGTAATCTTGCCATGAAGAGGATCATAGACCAAAGAAAGCATGAGTTTTCTAGAGAATCTATAGATGAGGAACAAGCTGATGAGTGGTGGAGGCAGCCTTGGTTGCCTGAGGAGATGGAAAAGCTCACCATTACCATGGCTGATTTTGAGGTAATTAAAGctaaacttttttcttttcatttatttatatgattaaaaGTAACCTGACATGTATGCTTAGTGGCTTACATGTGTTCTATGCTATTATCTGCATGTCTGTCAATGCCATAGATATCAAAGTTGTTTGGGAAATGAATTTGTATTGTCATTTCTAGATTCAATTTTACTACTTGCAAGTTTCTCTTTGACTGCTATGTGATATAGTTTAATTGCCATGATTAAGAGTTCTAATGAACTATAGAGTTACACTTGATGTttttataatagtttgaaACAAAGGTGTTGTTTTTCTGTATCTGTTATACAGAAGTAATTCCTTCACATTAGAAAGTTTTATATGAAACTTATGCCCTTTGTTTATGTATTTGCTTACTTGATCATgcccctttctttttctcttttttataaagaaattgaaaaatgttttaccTGCAGGAAGCAGCTAAAATGGTTCAACCCTCATCAAGAAGAGAGGGATTCTCTACAATTCCAAATGTTAAGTGGGAGGATGTTGGTGGTCTTGATTTCCTAAGGCAGGAATTTGACCGTTACATAGTTAGGCGCATAAAATTTCCCGAGGATTATGCGGTAATTATAGATAGTAGCTACCTCtttattctctctctctctctctctctctctcctgttCCAAAAGGGTTAAGAATAgacataaaaaatagaaatgatTTAAAAGGAGTAGGATTAGCCTTCTTAACATGGTAAATGGAAGGAAGCCAACCATGGAAAAATTGGTTAGAATGTTTGAAACATGTCTTACATGGTCTCCAACTTTGTTGACTTGCAAGCTCAGCATAACTACAATCTAGGCCCATATATACTTTGTCAGTCAGATTGCTATTATAAAATGTGCTTTTCAAATCTTTGAATTATTCACAATGTCAGGAATTTGGAGTGGACTTGGAGACAGGATTTTTGCTTTATGGACCACCAGGCTGTGGTAAAACATTGATTGCAAAGGCTGTCGCTAATGAGGCTGGAGCCAATTTCATTCACATCAAGGTCAGTCTGCAGCGTATATTTCCTCTTGATTCCAATTTCTTGTTCactttttgtttgttaaaGATGATGTTAACTGGTACTTCAATGCTGTAAGCTAATTTTTCTATGTTTGTGTTGCATTAAACTCTTAACGATTATGAGTGCACTTGCTGATTAGGGTCCTGAACTTTTGAATAAATATGTTGGAGAAAGTGAGCTGGCAGTGCGGACATTATTCAGCCGTGCTAGGACATGTTCACCATGCATACTTTTTTTTGATGAGGTTTGTGGTTCTCTATTTTTCCATTTCTAAATGAAAGAAACAATTCTGGAGAAAATATTACTACTCCTAGTGTCTtgagatttgatatttttgacGTCTTTCTGATAATGTGTAGGTGGATGCTTTGACCACAAAGCGTGGAAAAGAGGGGGGATGGGTTGTTGAGCGACTTCTGAACCAGGTTAGATAATCTATAATGGTGATCTCTTAACAAACTCATGATCAACTTTTTTATCTTGTCTGTataacaaattttcaaattgcaAAGAATGACATGGAAGCATTGGTCATAATTGCAGTTACTGATAGAGTTAGATGGTTCGGATCAGCGGCGTGGAGTATATGTTATTGGTGCCACTAATAGGTAGAATCTGTTGTTTCCAGTTTTTGAACGAGGATCACCGtttatcttttctttactCTGTTTGGTTTTGGCAGACCTGAGGTGATGGATCGTGCTGTCTTACGGCCTGGTAGGTTCGGCAAACTTCTCTATGTCCCTCTCCCCAATCCAGTTGAACGTGGGTTGATCTTGAAAGCTCTTGCTAGGAAGAAGCCAATAGATGCCAGTGTCGATTTGAGTGCCATTGGACGTATGGAGGCATGtgataatttaagtggagCTGATCTTTCTGCACTGGTATGCCCgcaatttgtttttttgcttGAGTGAAAGTTAAAGATTGAAAACATCTTCTGAAACCTTTTGTGGGGCTGGGTTTGCTGCATTGCTTCATCGGTATGCTTGGAGATCAATGTCCATTAACTGCCATTAGGAAACAACTAACagaatttctttctttcttttctttttgctccTTTCGACAGTATCCAACCATGTATACATAGAAGCCTCGTTCTACATTAAAGTCCTAGAAAGGACTGGTTTTTCCCTGAAAGACTAATTTACATTTTTGATGTTTCCTCATTAAATACTAGACATGTTAAGGCTAGCCCAGAAAGTAAAATACTTTGCAAAAGAACCCCTGATCTGTTTCATGATTCTAGACTTGAGCTATGCCCCTTGTGTGCATTGTACTTCTAGAAGAACTTAatcaaaattgtaaaaattttaatcaaaattggGCTTGAAAATATTCAGATGAATGAAGCTGCAATGGCTGCTTTGGAAGAGAAACTCACATCAACTGGGATCTCAGATACTTCATGGACAATCAAGACATTCCATTTTGAACGAGCACTGAGTAAAATCTCACCCTCAGTCTCCGATAAGGTATATTTTACCTTCACTCACTCAATTATGGCTTCTGACGAATAGATTCTTGATAGCATTGACTATGTAAATCTGTAATTACCCTATTTTTAATATCTTGATCATCTGGGAACAGCAAAAGCAGTTCTACCAGGCATTGTCAGAGAGCTTCAAAGCAGCTTGAGAAGAGACAAATCCCCTTTGTTATACCATTAGCAGGAGCTGTAATTGATGTCTGATACTGAGAATTGCATTGCAAAGAAGTCATTCTCAACATGAAGATGGGTGTGAATTGTTCAACTGTACTC is drawn from Theobroma cacao cultivar B97-61/B2 chromosome 4, Criollo_cocoa_genome_V2, whole genome shotgun sequence and contains these coding sequences:
- the LOC18602515 gene encoding cell division control protein 48 homolog C, which produces MGRRLGVGRSPSSSSSVLNQKILSRRLLSCQQYAGSTVDEIVELLQTNYPDYRRIKKQPLTRVVKQALQALQSSSKNSQKASLSVSDFNFDDDGHNELAIAPFSSSPPPTCSRKKPRRMDETEERLQRMEDLHIQRRQMQHNSNSELDSESSSSSSSSSSEEEEDGAVSTSEDAIYGQKDEPKFDLMKSMLRQGYTQSNSSISKLEEKNIEMEIATNKPKSKIDMTNANKESAELKKETKVSVSVGAAADGVEVKGIEGPRFRDLGGMGGVLEELKMEVIVPLYHPHLPRWLGVRPMAGILLHGPPGCGKTKLAHAIANETGVPFYKISATEVVSGVSGASEENIRELFSKAYRTAPSIVFIDEIDAIASKRENLQREMERRIVTQLMTCMDESHGLVQPSDKESNLESSDSKPGYVLVIGATNRPDAVDPALRRPGRFDREIVLGVPDENARHEILSVLTLNLRLEGSFDLWKIARATPGFVGADLAALANKAGNLAMKRIIDQRKHEFSRESIDEEQADEWWRQPWLPEEMEKLTITMADFEEAAKMVQPSSRREGFSTIPNVKWEDVGGLDFLRQEFDRYIVRRIKFPEDYAEFGVDLETGFLLYGPPGCGKTLIAKAVANEAGANFIHIKGPELLNKYVGESELAVRTLFSRARTCSPCILFFDEVDALTTKRGKEGGWVVERLLNQLLIELDGSDQRRGVYVIGATNRPEVMDRAVLRPGRFGKLLYVPLPNPVERGLILKALARKKPIDASVDLSAIGRMEACDNLSGADLSALMNEAAMAALEEKLTSTGISDTSWTIKTFHFERALSKISPSVSDKQKQFYQALSESFKAA